One genomic region from Knoellia sp. p5-6-4 encodes:
- a CDS encoding HIT domain-containing protein, translating into MRVFPELAREFAAAEDGFERLWTPHRMAYIKGERPSEQAGEGCPFCLAPQRADDAEGLIVHRGEHCYVVMNLFPYNPGHVLVCPYRHVALYIDLNEAETAEFTALTRASIQALQNASRPMGFNIGMNQGSVAGAGVQAHLHQHVVPRWGGDSNFLPVIAQTKALPMLLEDVRQQLVAAWPR; encoded by the coding sequence CTGCGGGTCTTCCCCGAGCTCGCGCGCGAGTTCGCGGCGGCCGAGGACGGCTTCGAGCGGCTGTGGACCCCCCACCGGATGGCCTACATCAAGGGCGAGCGACCCAGCGAGCAGGCGGGGGAGGGGTGTCCCTTCTGCCTCGCGCCGCAGCGCGCCGACGACGCCGAGGGGCTCATCGTCCACCGCGGCGAGCACTGCTACGTCGTGATGAACCTCTTCCCGTACAACCCGGGGCACGTGCTCGTCTGCCCCTACCGCCACGTGGCCCTGTACATCGACCTGAACGAGGCCGAGACCGCCGAGTTCACCGCCCTGACGCGGGCGAGCATCCAAGCCCTGCAGAACGCGTCGAGGCCCATGGGCTTCAACATCGGCATGAACCAGGGCTCGGTCGCGGGGGCCGGCGTGCAGGCGCACCTGCACCAGCACGTCGTGCCACGCTGGGGCGGCGACTCCAACTTCCTGCCGGTGATCGCGCAGACCAAGGCGCTGCCGATGCTGCTCGAGGACGTCCGCCAGCAGCTGGTCGCCGCGTGGCCGCGCTGA
- the pdxS gene encoding pyridoxal 5'-phosphate synthase lyase subunit PdxS yields MSSETPVTAAQPTTGTSRVKRGMAEMLKGGVIMDVVTPEQAKIAEDAGAVAVMALERVPADIRAQGGVSRMSDPDMIDGIIDAVSIPVMAKARIGHFVEAQVLQSLGVDYIDESEVLTPADYANHIDKWAFTVPFVCGATNLGEALRRITEGAAMIRSKGEAGTGDVSNATTHMRQIRAEIRRLQNLPEDELYVAAKELQAPYELVKEVAQAGKLPVVLFTAGGIATPADAAMMMQLGAEGVFVGSGIFKSGNPAQRAEAIVKATTFYDDPDVVAKVSRGLGEAMVGISVDEIPQPHRLAERGW; encoded by the coding sequence ATGTCCTCCGAAACCCCCGTCACCGCTGCCCAGCCGACCACCGGCACCTCGCGCGTCAAGCGCGGCATGGCCGAGATGCTCAAGGGCGGCGTGATCATGGACGTGGTCACCCCCGAGCAGGCGAAGATCGCCGAGGACGCCGGCGCCGTCGCCGTCATGGCCCTCGAGCGTGTCCCCGCCGACATCCGCGCCCAGGGCGGCGTGTCCCGCATGTCCGACCCGGACATGATCGACGGCATCATCGACGCCGTCTCCATCCCCGTGATGGCCAAGGCCCGCATCGGCCACTTCGTCGAGGCCCAGGTGCTGCAGTCCCTCGGCGTCGACTACATCGACGAGTCCGAGGTGCTCACCCCGGCCGACTACGCCAACCACATCGACAAGTGGGCCTTCACCGTGCCCTTCGTGTGCGGCGCCACCAACCTCGGCGAGGCACTGCGACGGATCACCGAGGGCGCTGCGATGATCCGCTCCAAGGGTGAGGCCGGCACCGGCGACGTCTCCAACGCCACCACGCACATGCGCCAGATCCGCGCCGAGATCCGCCGCCTGCAGAACCTGCCCGAGGACGAGCTGTACGTCGCGGCCAAGGAGCTGCAGGCCCCCTACGAGCTCGTCAAGGAGGTCGCGCAGGCCGGCAAGCTCCCCGTCGTGCTGTTCACCGCCGGCGGCATCGCCACCCCGGCCGACGCGGCGATGATGATGCAGCTCGGAGCCGAGGGCGTCTTCGTCGGATCGGGCATCTTCAAGTCGGGCAACCCGGCCCAGCGCGCCGAGGCGATCGTGAAGGCCACGACGTTCTACGACGACCCGGACGTGGTCGCCAAGGTCTCCCGCGGCCTCGGTGAGGCCATGGTCGGCATCAGCGTCGACGAGATCCCGCAGCCGCACCGGCTCGCCGAGCGCGGCTGGTGA
- the thrS gene encoding threonine--tRNA ligase translates to MSAQITVTVAGSERAVPGQTTAGDLFGDDRSVVVARVNGELRDLAHELAEGDTVEPVRVDEEDGLNVLRHSAAHVLAQAVQEVNPKARLGIGPPVKDGFYYDFDVEEPFNPDDLKKLEKVMQRIINEGQTFVRREISDDEALAELKDEPYKCELIGLKGGAAEGAAEGASVEVGGAQLTIYDNLRRDGSVAWGDLCRGPHIPSTKLIGNAFKLMRSAAAYWRGSEKNPQLQRIYGTAWPSKDDLKAYLDRLAEAEKRDHRKLGAELDLFSFPDEIGSGMVVFHPKGGVIKREMEDYVRRRHIEEGFDYVGTPHISKDGLFHTSGHLPYYADTMFPPMEFEGTEYRLKAMNCPMHNLIYRSRGRSYRELPLRFFEFGSVYRFEKSGVVHGLTRVRGMTQDDSHSYVTAEQAPAEIKHLLSFVLGLLKDFGLDDYYLELSTRDETSNKFIGSDEQWAEATRVLEQAATETGLELVADPGGAAFYGPKISVQARDAIGRTWQMSTIQYDFNQPARFGLEFQAADGSRQQPVMIHSAKFGSIERFFGVLVEHYAGAFPPWLAPVQVLGIPVAEEYNAYLEEVAARLRQKGIRVEVDESDDRFPKKIRNASKAKVPFVLIAGEDDRSAGAVSFRYRDGSQKNGVPLEEAVAEIVQAVESRVQV, encoded by the coding sequence GTGTCTGCGCAGATCACCGTCACCGTCGCCGGGAGCGAGCGAGCGGTGCCCGGGCAGACCACGGCGGGGGACCTGTTCGGCGACGACCGCTCCGTCGTCGTGGCCCGGGTGAACGGCGAGCTGCGCGACCTCGCCCACGAGCTGGCCGAGGGCGACACCGTCGAGCCGGTGCGCGTCGACGAGGAGGACGGCCTGAACGTGCTGCGCCACTCCGCGGCCCACGTGCTGGCCCAGGCGGTGCAGGAGGTCAACCCGAAGGCGAGGTTGGGCATCGGCCCGCCCGTCAAGGACGGCTTCTACTACGACTTCGACGTCGAGGAGCCCTTCAACCCCGACGACCTGAAGAAGCTCGAGAAGGTGATGCAGCGCATCATCAACGAGGGCCAGACCTTCGTGCGGCGCGAGATCTCCGACGACGAGGCGCTCGCCGAGCTCAAGGACGAGCCCTACAAGTGCGAGCTGATCGGGCTCAAGGGCGGTGCCGCGGAAGGCGCCGCCGAGGGCGCGTCGGTGGAGGTCGGTGGCGCCCAGCTGACCATCTACGACAACCTGCGCCGCGACGGCAGCGTCGCCTGGGGCGACCTCTGCCGCGGACCCCACATCCCGTCGACCAAGCTGATCGGCAACGCGTTCAAGCTCATGCGCAGCGCGGCCGCCTACTGGCGCGGCTCGGAGAAGAACCCGCAGCTCCAGCGCATCTACGGCACCGCGTGGCCCTCGAAGGACGACCTCAAGGCCTACCTCGACCGGCTGGCCGAGGCCGAGAAGCGCGACCACCGCAAGCTGGGCGCCGAGCTCGACCTGTTCAGCTTCCCCGATGAGATCGGTTCCGGGATGGTCGTGTTCCACCCCAAGGGCGGTGTCATCAAGCGGGAGATGGAGGACTACGTCCGCCGCCGCCACATCGAGGAGGGCTTCGACTACGTCGGGACCCCCCACATCAGCAAGGACGGGCTGTTCCACACCTCCGGGCACCTGCCGTACTACGCGGACACGATGTTCCCGCCCATGGAGTTCGAGGGCACGGAGTACCGCCTCAAGGCGATGAACTGCCCGATGCACAACCTCATCTACCGCTCGCGCGGCCGGTCCTACCGCGAGCTGCCGCTGCGGTTCTTCGAGTTCGGCTCGGTCTACCGGTTCGAGAAGTCCGGCGTCGTCCACGGCCTGACCCGGGTGCGCGGGATGACCCAGGACGACTCCCACTCCTACGTCACCGCGGAGCAGGCCCCGGCCGAGATCAAGCACCTGCTGTCCTTCGTGCTCGGGCTGCTCAAGGACTTCGGGCTCGACGACTACTACCTCGAGCTGTCGACCCGCGACGAGACCAGCAACAAGTTCATCGGCAGCGACGAGCAGTGGGCGGAGGCCACCCGCGTCCTGGAGCAGGCGGCGACCGAGACCGGTCTCGAGCTGGTGGCCGACCCCGGGGGCGCCGCCTTCTACGGGCCCAAGATCTCGGTCCAGGCCCGTGACGCCATCGGCCGCACCTGGCAGATGTCGACGATCCAGTACGACTTCAACCAGCCGGCTCGCTTCGGCCTCGAGTTCCAGGCCGCCGACGGCTCGCGCCAGCAGCCGGTGATGATCCACTCGGCGAAGTTCGGCTCCATCGAGCGCTTCTTCGGGGTGCTCGTCGAGCACTACGCCGGGGCCTTCCCGCCCTGGCTGGCCCCGGTCCAGGTGCTCGGCATCCCGGTGGCCGAGGAGTACAACGCCTACCTCGAGGAGGTCGCGGCGCGCCTGCGGCAGAAGGGGATCCGGGTGGAGGTCGACGAGAGCGACGACCGGTTCCCGAAGAAGATCCGCAACGCCAGCAAGGCCAAGGTGCCGTTCGTGCTCATCGCGGGTGAGGACGACCGCTCCGCCGGGGCAGTCTCGTTCCGCTACCGCGACGGCTCGCAGAAGAACGGCGTCCCGCTCGAGGAGGCGGTGGCCGAGATCGTGCAGGCGGTCGAGAGCCGGGTCCAGGTGTGA
- a CDS encoding phosphatidylinositol mannoside acyltransferase, translating to MRALGDALAVGGFRLGWSAVRRLPERAAHGLFDRVADAAVARGGRGVQRLRANYARVRPELGEDELDALVRAGMRSYMRYYCEAFRLPDRSAEDVARGVRVVGDAAIREELAGGRAVVCFLGHLGNWDTAGAWGTRELAPVVTVAERLKPEEVYAEFLAFRESLGMTILPLTGGGDVFAQLRSHLSRPVLVPLLADRDLTARGIEVDLCGHRARMAAGPAALSIATGAALHPVSIHYEPVPGSDWRQRVVITFHDRVPDPGKGTTRERATAMTQQCADVLGGAIREHTADWHMLQRVFVEDLTPRASS from the coding sequence GTGAGGGCGCTCGGCGACGCCCTGGCCGTCGGCGGCTTCCGGCTCGGCTGGTCGGCGGTCCGACGGCTCCCGGAGCGGGCGGCACACGGCCTCTTCGACCGCGTCGCCGACGCGGCCGTGGCGCGCGGCGGCCGTGGCGTGCAACGGCTGCGGGCCAACTACGCGCGGGTGCGCCCCGAGCTGGGGGAGGACGAGCTCGACGCCCTGGTGCGGGCCGGCATGCGGTCCTACATGCGCTACTACTGCGAGGCGTTCCGGCTCCCGGACCGCAGTGCCGAGGACGTCGCCCGTGGCGTCAGGGTCGTCGGCGACGCCGCCATCCGCGAGGAGCTGGCGGGGGGCCGTGCCGTCGTGTGCTTCCTCGGCCACCTGGGCAACTGGGACACGGCCGGCGCCTGGGGCACGCGCGAGCTCGCCCCGGTGGTGACCGTCGCCGAGCGGCTCAAGCCGGAGGAGGTGTATGCCGAGTTCCTCGCCTTCCGCGAGTCGCTCGGCATGACCATCCTGCCGCTGACCGGGGGAGGCGACGTCTTCGCCCAGCTCCGCTCGCACCTGAGCAGGCCGGTGCTCGTGCCGCTGCTGGCCGACCGCGACCTCACCGCCCGCGGGATCGAGGTGGACCTGTGCGGCCACCGCGCCCGCATGGCGGCCGGTCCGGCGGCGCTGTCCATCGCCACGGGCGCAGCCCTGCACCCGGTGTCGATCCACTACGAGCCCGTGCCGGGCAGCGACTGGCGCCAACGCGTCGTCATCACCTTCCACGACCGGGTGCCCGACCCGGGGAAGGGCACCACGCGCGAGCGCGCCACGGCCATGACCCAGCAGTGCGCCGACGTCCTCGGCGGCGCCATCCGCGAGCACACCGCCGACTGGCACATGCTCCAACGGGTCTTCGTCGAGGACCTCACGCCCAGGGCTTCCTCGTGA
- a CDS encoding glycosyltransferase family 4 protein: MRIGIVCPYSFDVPGGVQFHVRDLAEHLIGQGHHVSVLAPADDDTPLPGYVESVGRTVPVRYNGSVARVNFGPVTAARVGRWVDRGEFDVIHLHEPVTPSISLLALWASEGPVVATFHTSNIRSRAMQAAYPLLRPSLEKIAGRIAVSEDARRTVTTHVGGDAVVIPNGVNVERFANATPRPEWRGSDAAPTLAFLGRIDEPRKGLHVLAAAMPGVLAAHPGARLLVVGPGDADAARQRMTPQVAAATEFLGAVSDPDKAALLASVDLYIAPHTGGESFGIVLVEAMSAGAPVVASDLPAFLRVLDGGRAGATFRGEDATALTQEIVRLTGDAAARAALAEAGRRRARQFDWSVVAEQVMAVYETVTHGAGRVRADTSGDTRWTRLLRGLSKAGDE, translated from the coding sequence ATGAGGATCGGGATCGTCTGCCCCTACTCGTTCGACGTGCCGGGCGGGGTGCAGTTCCACGTGCGCGACCTCGCCGAGCACCTGATCGGGCAGGGGCACCACGTCTCCGTGCTGGCGCCGGCCGACGACGACACACCCCTGCCGGGGTACGTCGAGTCCGTGGGCCGCACCGTGCCGGTGCGCTACAACGGCTCGGTGGCGCGGGTGAACTTCGGCCCGGTGACGGCGGCGCGGGTGGGGCGCTGGGTCGACCGCGGCGAGTTCGACGTCATCCACCTCCACGAGCCGGTCACGCCGAGCATCTCCCTCCTGGCCCTGTGGGCCTCCGAGGGCCCGGTCGTGGCGACCTTCCACACCTCCAACATCCGCTCCCGAGCCATGCAGGCGGCCTACCCGCTGCTGCGGCCCAGCCTGGAGAAGATCGCCGGGCGGATCGCGGTCTCCGAGGACGCGCGCCGCACCGTGACGACGCATGTCGGCGGCGACGCCGTGGTGATCCCCAACGGCGTGAACGTCGAGCGCTTCGCGAACGCCACCCCCCGGCCGGAGTGGCGGGGCAGCGACGCCGCACCGACCCTGGCCTTCCTCGGGCGCATCGACGAGCCCCGCAAGGGCCTGCACGTGCTCGCTGCCGCCATGCCCGGCGTGCTGGCGGCCCACCCCGGTGCCCGGCTGCTCGTGGTGGGGCCCGGTGACGCCGACGCCGCTCGGCAGCGGATGACGCCGCAGGTGGCGGCCGCGACTGAGTTCCTGGGCGCCGTCAGCGACCCCGACAAGGCCGCGCTGCTGGCCTCGGTCGACCTCTACATCGCCCCCCACACCGGGGGCGAGAGCTTCGGCATCGTGCTGGTCGAGGCCATGAGCGCGGGCGCGCCCGTCGTCGCCAGCGACCTGCCGGCCTTCCTGCGGGTGCTCGACGGGGGCCGGGCCGGGGCCACCTTCCGCGGCGAGGACGCCACGGCCCTCACGCAGGAGATCGTCCGGCTCACCGGGGATGCAGCAGCACGCGCCGCCCTCGCCGAGGCGGGGCGGCGGCGGGCGCGACAGTTCGACTGGTCGGTCGTGGCCGAGCAGGTCATGGCGGTCTACGAGACCGTCACGCACGGTGCCGGCCGCGTGCGGGCCGACACCAGCGGCGACACGCGCTGGACCCGCCTGCTGCGCGGCCTGTCCAAGGCGGGTGACGAGTGA
- the pgsA gene encoding phosphatidylinositol phosphate synthase — MLNRYARAFFTKVFTPLARLLLKLGVSPDVVTLVGTLGVCVGALAFYPRHEFFWGTIVITAFVFSDTLDGIMARMSGRSGNWGAYLDSTLDRVGDAAIFGGLVLWYAGDGNDTLMAALALANLILGSVVSYARARAEGLGMTANVGIAERAERLVATLAATGLVGLGAPEVLLTVVLALLAIASFITVCQRVLTVRRQALSRA, encoded by the coding sequence ATGCTGAACCGATACGCGCGCGCCTTCTTCACCAAGGTGTTCACCCCGCTCGCCCGCCTGCTGCTCAAGCTGGGCGTCAGCCCGGACGTCGTCACCCTGGTGGGGACCCTCGGCGTGTGCGTCGGGGCCCTGGCCTTCTACCCCCGCCACGAGTTCTTCTGGGGGACCATCGTCATCACCGCGTTCGTCTTCTCCGACACCCTCGACGGGATCATGGCGCGGATGTCCGGCCGGTCCGGCAACTGGGGTGCCTACCTCGACTCCACGCTCGACCGGGTCGGGGACGCCGCCATCTTCGGCGGCCTCGTGCTCTGGTACGCCGGTGACGGCAACGACACGCTGATGGCCGCCCTCGCCCTGGCGAACCTCATCCTCGGCAGTGTCGTCTCCTACGCCCGGGCCCGCGCCGAGGGGCTGGGCATGACCGCCAACGTCGGCATCGCCGAGCGCGCAGAGCGCCTCGTGGCCACCTTGGCAGCCACCGGCCTCGTCGGCCTGGGTGCGCCGGAGGTGCTGCTCACCGTCGTGCTGGCGCTGCTCGCCATTGCGAGCTTCATCACCGTGTGCCAGCGGGTGCTGACGGTGCGCCGGCAGGCCCTGAGCCGCGCGTGA